The following DNA comes from Castanea sativa cultivar Marrone di Chiusa Pesio chromosome 10, ASM4071231v1.
TGCCATTGAGATATACATGCCAATGGGCCGCAAAGTTTGATTGGTGTTTGGAGTTTGTCTTAGTAGTATATAATTATTGATAATGGAGATCATATTCTTGCTAAACTTTGTATTAGCTCACATGtgcctcaatttttttttttttttgtgtgtagtCTATTATACTTTCTTAGTTTTTTGTACTTGAGAGATGAGACTGCATATAATGGTTCCATTCCTTCTTCAAAGAGAACTCATTTCTTTCAAacagatttgcttctttcaagttggaaaatatatatttttccccaTAATACAGGGTGATAgtgatattgagaaaatattatttacatgGTAAAAACCAGCCATTAAGCTTTAATTATTAAGGGAATAGATGATTTGCCATAAACCTAAAATCCGATTACTTATCGCTCAAACCAAAAGTACATCGACTATCATAAACCCATATGATCCAAAGACTTAAAAGACCTAAAATTCCTAATAATAAACCAAATTCTCCTACTCCATTAGAGACAAATGCTTGTCAAAAAAGCATTTGCAGCAACAGGTCGTAAGACCAAGAAGCATCAtatttaacaacaaaaaaaaaaggctatcaTGTTAAAAAGTCACCTTACCTGATGTTAAAAATATAGGGGCCTGTACCAAACAGGCCTTAGATTACTGGTGCCGTGTCATTCAAGGAGCTGACTTCTGCAAACGGATACTTATATCTATAGAAGACAAAACTATCAATATTTATACTGCATGATAAGAAACAAAAAGGCAACACGTAATTGCTTTTTTGCTTTGGTATACAACTAAATAAATTCGAAATAGAGACATAAAAGAATTCTATGATTCTGAcaagtaattaaaaaaacaaaagtgtaTGTACAGGGCATTGGACCCCCACAAATGCCTCCAAAATTTGGATAAAAATcctgtgctttttttttttttttttgttccttccATATCTGTACAGAATTTTTGAGTTGATCTCACCCGAGGCAGGTATGTCAATTTTTTACCTCCCCTTCGAAACAATTAGAAGATAGGAGATCCAAAAACGCTCCAAAATTCTACATACCACTTCATCAGATGTCATCCTAATGCATTTGCATGTCCAAAGAATGTACAACAGATAGCATCTTTTAAAATGTGAAGAACTACTTCCTAAATCAAGGCACTAATCTTTATCAGAGTACCAAAGAGCCAATGAGTGAGAACTGTACGTTTGAGAAGAGAGCTACAAAGTGACAAGGGCCATAACAAAGGAAGCCTTCCCCGCTCCTGCATCAGTTTAAATCCCCAATGTCAAAGGCAATGTGGGCTAGATTTTCCCCCACAAATAGATACAACTAAAAGATTTAGTAGGCTGAAGCTTTGCTGAGGCCACCCCTGGATTCTGGATGGATGGATTTACATGGTTCTGGATGGATTACATGTATCAGAGACATGCAGTAAATGCACATATACAAACTACATGTTAGCATACACAAGTTCTGTTACCTTTGCACCCTGTAAGCTGGTGGATTAAGGGTATGATTTCCCAAATTCTACCCAACAGCATCCAGCTCCTTGCAAGAAATCACAGTAATCATGCAAAGACCAACTCTTGCACAAAAGCAGCGAACTGCATGAATGGGTACCGCTGACTCTTTCCAAATCCCTTTTTATTCCCTGACCAAGTACCAGAGGAAAAAGTATCTAGCATTTCCACCGCATGCAGCGGAAACACTAGATACCACCTCGTATCAGAGACACAGTTCAGTCCAAACTTGATACAAATCAAACATGTCCGGCAAAGAAACTCAGCATAGAGAATTTTCTCCGAGGGCTTCGTGGCAATAGGAGCAAGCATCACAACATCAGGAAATTAATTAACACTGTGAAGCTCTCCCCTTGAGGAACCAAGAGAATTTGCAGACAACAATGAACAGCTAAATATCTCTCCTTCCCACAGACCCAGCAGGACTTTGCCTCTTCAGTATACCATATTGCCAGGCATCTCTAGATTTATCACCCAATTGATCAAAATCATCCAAAGAATTCTCCATCGGTGACTTTAAGGGCCGGTAAGTCCCATTTCTAGAAACTACTGATGCACCCGACTTCTCATCATCTTCTGATGGCGTTCCTGACCTGGACTCCGTGTGCATATCCAATGGTCTAGGTCTTTGTCCAGCTGATCTCAAACCTCTCATATTGGAGGAGACCTTGCCTGGCAAAAGTGTGTAAGAAGGTCCCTTAGGTATGAGGAAATCTTTAGGGAGAGAATCCATGTTCAAATAACAGTTCCTAGCCTTGGCATCAGTAATCAGTGCAGCCCAGTCTTCAGATTGCATCAAAGCATTAGCATTCCCCATAACCTGTCAAAGCATCAAGTTACATATCAGAAAATAAACCCAGAATTAAGCCGTTTGGTCTGGTGGGCATGTAAAAATATGCAGAAGCAACTTATGTGATAATCTTAATCTTAAATGACAGGAATAATAGAAAACCATACCCAAAGAGCCCTTCTTGCACGAGTAAGAGCAACATTCATTCGACGGATATCTGCAACAAAGCCAACTCCATGATTTGATGCACGCACACAAGACATGATAATGACATCGCGTTCTTGGCCTTGAAAAGCATCTACGGTATTGATATACAGATCCTTCCCTTCTTCTGAATTTAAGACATCATCGAATTCACGCTGAAGGCATTTTAGTTGGAGCTTGTACGGAGTGATTATGCCAATAGAGACTTTCCCCAAACCCAAAGATTTCAAAGTTTTCTGGAGATGCTCATACATGCGAAGACAAAACTGTGCTTCATGCATGTTCTGATAAGAGACAGATCCACCTCTGTGAGACTCCCGTCCATGTGTAATATCATAGAATACATAAGGTTTAAGTAAAGGGTCCTTGTAGTAAATCTCATCAGGTGAATTTGCCACACTTTCACTATCACTAAGGCGTCCTTGGTAAAAATACCTCGAAGGGAAATCCCGAATTTGAGGATGCATCCTATACTGCACAGATAACAACATTGTGGGGCACCCTGCTTGCTGGAACCTTTCAAAAAGGCTTCTACTGTATAACAGGGTTCCAGCTGCCTTGCTGATTACTGTTGCAGGAAGCTGTTGAGGATCCCCAACAAGAACACACCGTGCTGCGCCAAGAGAAAGGGGAGGAAGGATCGCAACTTCACTGGCTTGGGCTGCCTCATCAATGACTACCATATCAAAACCATGAGTGAGACGAGAGAATAACTTGCGACCACTGCTGGAGACAGTAGTGAAAACAATCTCGGCCTCATTTGCAAAACTTGCCTCGAGATTAGCACGGGCTTCTTCCAAATTAAAGTTGCTTCCAGCGCGAAACCTACCTTCTAAAATAAGAAAGCGAGACATCTCAACTAAAATTTTATCCCTGCCTTCAACCACTGCTGCAAGGTTCTGCAGCAAAGAATCCCGATTCTGGTCCCTAGCCACAAGAACGTCTGGATCAACACCAACAGATCCTTGGGAAcgaacagcagcagcagcagcattTAGTTCTCGTTGAAGAGAAGCTATCTGCTGAGACAACTGAGCTTCACGGCCTCTTAACTGGTGCATCCATCCTAAAACTTCCTCACGACTCTTGACCAAAAGCTGTTCAGTTCTGCGCTCAACAGAAACTGCCTGGGCAGCACGGGTTTGTGAATCAACCCCGACTCGAGCCACATCAGGCCGATAAACTTTCATCTCACCATCAATGAATCCACGATCAAGAACTCGAGCAAGAAGCTCATCAGTTGCTGCATTTGAAGGAGCACAAACTAACATTCTAGGCTTTGGACAGAGTTTTGGAAGAGTACGGAAGAGATTCTGGTCCATGTTTTGAAGAACCTCATCAATTGATCCCATAGGAATATTATCAGAATTGCTCTCATTTTGTTTATAGCTTTCAGGTGCTAGTTTCTTAAGCAAAGAAGTGTAGTAGTGCTGGTACTGAACCAGATGGATGACATTTAGCATTCCCCACACCGTATGTGTCTTACCTGTTCCTGGAGGTCCTTGAACAAGAGTAAAAGGCCATGTCTTTGTCATACCACTACTTGTACCAGCAGCTGTATGCATCGCAGCCCATTGAATTGCTGCTAGCTGGGGATCATTGAATGTCCTATGCAGATGATCAACAAAGTTCTGCGTGAAGCATTCGGGCATGGCAGGCGACTCCTGCTCATATTTTGGGAAGTGCTCTGGACTAGGCTGAAGGATTGCATTTTGCATCTACACAAATGAGACATCTGTAAGTTGTTATTCCATAAAAGCAATATGAACTAGAAACAACCACTAAAATCATATAAACGAATTCAATTGTCACCTGCAAATTGAGACGACGAAATGCATGCAACGCAACGTACTCCCGCTGTGTTGTTGCAAGAGAACCAAGCACAGTAAGATACCAGATGCCTTTGGGTTGAAGCTTTCTCAGAATATGTTCATCATCAACCATGCtggaaaaaacaataaataaataaaattgtcaacATATTGGCCAGGATACAAAACACTTATGATTAATAGAACAAAGTCCAGGATAAGTGATAACCATCAAGCATGCACCCAACTTTaggaaagaaaatagaggaTTTTGACATAACCTGTTAGATTCATACGAGTCCCCAACATAAAAATGGAGGATTGCCCCGTGAGGATCACGTGTATCAATAGGTATGTGTCGCCTCACAGTACCAGCCACACGCCCACTGATCTCAGGCtccccatcatcatcatttaaTGAGGTGTTGCTACGCTTAGCCCTAACTGCTTGACACAATGACAGTTAACATTAGTGGACCTGAGCTAAAATATAATCAATATTCATACTGTAAGTTCAAAAGGCAAAAATCCTATTCTTGTATCAAACCTGCTCCAGGCCTGGGGGATGAAAGAATGGCAACATCACCCTCCTTAAATGTCCACTTGCACTCATTTACTGGAAGGGCAATCACATCATACCATCCTAAGCCAATAAGAGACATTCAGCTAATTAACATAACCAGAACAATAACAATACCTTCATTATCTCAGCAGAGTACTTAAACAAAgaattgataatatatatatatatatatatatatatagacagggagagggagagagagagagacaaaaaatgAGCATGTAAACCCACTGAGAAAGTGAAAAGTATAGTAAAAGTTTTGTCCTAAAACACAGCTCCACTTAACTTATAAGAAAATTGCCTAGGATGGAgcagttgagaaaaaaaaaaagcgttgTGAGAATAAAGGAATGCAAAAGGGACAATTCATACTGAGCTGATGATGACATTGACTAACCCTATATGAATGTTTCAGCCTGTTCAAGGTAGTAAGCATGCTTTGAagctatatataaatatataagactACTACAGTTCtacaaatttttcacattaaattatattctaaataaTCCAAGACAATAGCACAGTGAGAAAGCATCATTagatttattttccattttccaaataaatttgcaacaaaaaaaaaaatgaagtgaatGACAAGATCAGGCTTGCTACCTCTTTCTCGCCTTTCAATGTTTTTTACACGGACCATCACATGAGAATCCCTTGAAACCGTTTCAGCTACCTCCTCCCACGTGCTATAAAGCTGTGCCCGGCATTCCTCAAAAAGCAAAGGCTCAAATACTCTGACATACTCTTCTACAGATTCAAAACGACCGGGAACACACTGGAGCTCCGTGTCCTCTGATGCAGAATAGTTTTAATTAGTTACACATACAACAAAGTGGCCCAAAACAAAATTCTCTCCAAGAGACAGAAAGGAAcaaccatacaaaaagaaaatgaacacAATAGAATTGACAAACCAGACAATGAAATACTCAAACTAACAACATTTGCCATGGGCACATGCAATATAGGATGCAGTGAAATAAAATTAGTGAATCTAATTAATAATCATAGAATAAGCCATTACAGAAAAGATGAACATTGGTTGTTATTTGTTGGAAGAAGTAAAAGTACAGGGAAGTAGTGGGGTAggtggaaaaaataaaaatatttttttatataaattgtaaaattattataattaatagtttTCTATAGACAATAAAGTGGCGGAAGGCATTGTTGAAAACTAATCAAGACATCTCTTTGTTACTAGCACAGATATTATTAGCAACAATACTGCTTCTTACAAactaacaatgcatatataggaACCTCCCaccaagagaaaaaataaataaaaataacaagttAATCAGGAACTTTCCATAGTCTACAGACGTACTTTCATTTACACACATGATGAGACCAGAACTGAGAATATTAACTAAAATTCACcaatttaaataaacaagaaatcTGAAAGCTCTAAAGTATTGGTGCCAAAAATGCTAGAAAagcaataaaaacaacaaagtaTAACAATATCCTTGATATTTTACATTAGCTACATAATCCCTAAAACAATATAGAACTATGGCTCAATTACTCTAAACTTCAGTATGAAAGATATATTCTTCCATCCAACAGGATCTCCTGACGGTTGGACGCCCACCACATGTAGCTGTAGGAATCCTCTCCACTATGCGTGGGCCTGACCAATACAAACATCAGCTTTTACTTATTCAAAAACTTATGCAAGGAATCCTATTTCatccaaaattccaaattttaataGGAATAGGATACGCACAGATAAAGTAGCAAGGTCTGCAGATCTCATAACCAGTTAACCAAATGAAATACATAGAGGCAAATAACCTtcatctctctcacacacaaacaAGCACAGCATAAGAACCATAACAaataaaagggggggggggggggggaaggggaaATGGTGATAACAATTATATGGTGAAATTGAGTAAATCAACAGCAGTGTCAATTTTAAAGCTGACAACACACGAACACAATTATTGGAGAAACAGGGCATTGACACAAGACAATAGGGAATGCCATTAAGCAATTCCAATTTCAAAGAGAAGGATAATAGATCACCAATAACTAATAATAAACATAGTCAAAACATATGATTAGTTTATACCTGGACGATGCCAAAACTTTTCATTGGTCACCTCCCGTATAAGGCGTTCCACTGACGTGTCCTGATATGGGGTACTAATAGCAGTTTGCTTCTTGGGTGGAAGAGCTTTCTTGTTTCCCAATTTAGGATCCATTGAGTTTTGACTTATTAGGGCTGGCTTCCTGTTGGACACCTGAAAACTCTTCGGTTGCCTCAAATCAGTGGGCTGCTTCCATGAACTCTGCCTTGGAATGGGCGGCAGGGATCCCTCTGCAGAAATATCAGTGTCACTATTTAGCCTCCTAGGCCTACCTAGTAGTCCAGAATTCATATCACCATTACATTCAGATTTAGGTTCAGTAGATTCCAGAGAAGTGGCTCCTTCATTAAATGATATGTCAACTTGTTTCTGGTCCCTCGTCATTGGCTGAGTCTGCTTTTCTCCAATACGTTCAGAAGCTGGAGGAGCATTACGGACCTCTTTTATTGTTCGAGTGGTAATGGGTGGCGGAAAGTTTTGCCTTCTTGGTGTTGAAGTTTTGATAGGACCAGCTTGTTTGACATCTTCCAAATTAAGAAACATGGTCTGCCTATTACGTTTCTTGCCTAGCATTTCTTCCCTTTTCTGGTCTATCTTCCTCTTTCCAAGATTATTTGCAAACTTGCGTGCATGGGTTGCTTCAATACCTTTAACTTCTCTTTGTTTTGGGACCAAGCTAGATTCTTCCTGCCCATCAAAGGATGCCTCACCTTTGGCATTGCCATCTGGATTTCGGCCATTAATGACTTTCTGATCATTGTGATCTGGATCCAATCCTAAAGAGGCATGACTACTGTTTTCATCCTTAATACTCTGAGACATTTTGACACCAGAAGATCTATTGTCAGCAGGTCCACTAGAAGCAAAAAGATCCCTCACTTCAGATGTCCCTTGCTCTTGTGAAGCTTTAGTCACTGCACTCAAACTATTGTTTCCAAATGCATCAGCAGAGCCCTCAGCATCAGACCATTCTCCTTCTTCTCTTTCAACAGATGGAGCTTCTGCTGAACCCTGAACTAATGATGATGAGGCTCTCATCTCCTCATCATTACTTGACTTTGACAATGAGGTACTCTTGGGATTTTGATCCCCAACCCTTTTCTGTTCAGCTCCCATTTCAGGGCCATCAATGGATTTGGGCCGAATGAAAGGCTGAAAGCCAGATACAGATGATGCATGTGAAAAGGCATGATTATTTTGTATTCTTTGGGTAGAAGTTGATGCAGCAACCAAGTCGGCGGTGTTGGGATTCACTGATGGAAGTGTCTTTTGTGGCTGGAAGCAGAATACACCATCACTCTCATTATCCTCGGCAGGGGGTTCATTGAGATCAAATA
Coding sequences within:
- the LOC142612644 gene encoding putative ATP-dependent helicase C29A10.10c, which translates into the protein MGSRGRLLFDLNEPPAEDNESDGVFCFQPQKTLPSVNPNTADLVAASTSTQRIQNNHAFSHASSVSGFQPFIRPKSIDGPEMGAEQKRVGDQNPKSTSLSKSSNDEEMRASSSLVQGSAEAPSVEREEGEWSDAEGSADAFGNNSLSAVTKASQEQGTSEVRDLFASSGPADNRSSGVKMSQSIKDENSSHASLGLDPDHNDQKVINGRNPDGNAKGEASFDGQEESSLVPKQREVKGIEATHARKFANNLGKRKIDQKREEMLGKKRNRQTMFLNLEDVKQAGPIKTSTPRRQNFPPPITTRTIKEVRNAPPASERIGEKQTQPMTRDQKQVDISFNEGATSLESTEPKSECNGDMNSGLLGRPRRLNSDTDISAEGSLPPIPRQSSWKQPTDLRQPKSFQVSNRKPALISQNSMDPKLGNKKALPPKKQTAISTPYQDTSVERLIREVTNEKFWHRPEDTELQCVPGRFESVEEYVRVFEPLLFEECRAQLYSTWEEVAETVSRDSHVMVRVKNIERRERGWYDVIALPVNECKWTFKEGDVAILSSPRPGAVRAKRSNTSLNDDDGEPEISGRVAGTVRRHIPIDTRDPHGAILHFYVGDSYESNSMVDDEHILRKLQPKGIWYLTVLGSLATTQREYVALHAFRRLNLQMQNAILQPSPEHFPKYEQESPAMPECFTQNFVDHLHRTFNDPQLAAIQWAAMHTAAGTSSGMTKTWPFTLVQGPPGTGKTHTVWGMLNVIHLVQYQHYYTSLLKKLAPESYKQNESNSDNIPMGSIDEVLQNMDQNLFRTLPKLCPKPRMLVCAPSNAATDELLARVLDRGFIDGEMKVYRPDVARVGVDSQTRAAQAVSVERRTEQLLVKSREEVLGWMHQLRGREAQLSQQIASLQRELNAAAAAVRSQGSVGVDPDVLVARDQNRDSLLQNLAAVVEGRDKILVEMSRFLILEGRFRAGSNFNLEEARANLEASFANEAEIVFTTVSSSGRKLFSRLTHGFDMVVIDEAAQASEVAILPPLSLGAARCVLVGDPQQLPATVISKAAGTLLYSRSLFERFQQAGCPTMLLSVQYRMHPQIRDFPSRYFYQGRLSDSESVANSPDEIYYKDPLLKPYVFYDITHGRESHRGGSVSYQNMHEAQFCLRMYEHLQKTLKSLGLGKVSIGIITPYKLQLKCLQREFDDVLNSEEGKDLYINTVDAFQGQERDVIIMSCVRASNHGVGFVADIRRMNVALTRARRALWVMGNANALMQSEDWAALITDAKARNCYLNMDSLPKDFLIPKGPSYTLLPGKVSSNMRGLRSAGQRPRPLDMHTESRSGTPSEDDEKSGASVVSRNGTYRPLKSPMENSLDDFDQLGDKSRDAWQYGILKRQSPAGSVGRRDI